The nucleotide sequence ttttttattattgttataaaatGTAACTTGATACTATTGAAATCAGGGCTATTATTCACGCGTACGCTgactaatttttctttttaaaacacaattttaattttaccaaGCTTTTGTGTATTAAATTCCACTCGGTATTTAAAATGAACTGTGCAAGTAGTTAAATAATACTAACTTGatgcataaaaaaattttggagaACATAAGAAAAAGCATTGTTTAGATTAAGTATACACACAAACAGCTacgatattattatttctaaaGTTAACAAATAATACAAAGGCTGATCCTTTTTAGCACACATTTTCCAATATTTCTTACAATtgctttttaataatatgtaaatttataaataaagttcTTCATCCACAAACAATCTAAAAACGTGATATCGTATTATTGCTTATTGTTGTCAAAGAGATCATAATAAACTCAACGttatttcaaacaaaaaatatatgatgaaattgcgaaagaaaaaaaaaagattttttactATTGGTCGTATTATCAAGTCAAGGAAGATTATGGATAAGTGTGAAATAACAACGAGctcataaaaaatgtacattacGTTTATTAATAATTGTGTCTCGGTCCATGCGACGTTCCCCGTAAATATCAAGTGGATTACAAATTGTGTCCTATGCGTACGTATGCGTACGTATACggctctttttattttatttttcttcttttttaagtATATTGTAACGCAGTCGGTGTTTCGGTGTGTAAATGTGTGAAAGGGTATAACGATTGCCGAGCAATCGATTtgttaataagaaaaaagCGCTACTAACAACTGTTAGGACAGTCTTCTTTACTCAATTACTCCTCGTGTTCAATTTCCTTCCAATAAAAAAGGGTATACTCTCGAGAAGTCTTAAGTGTTAGAcaaaattgtatattttcgCAAAGTGAAAGTTTGCAAGACAGCAGCATTTTTCTCTCGTATagttctttttataatttagtTTGTGTGTTGATCATTCCGCCGCGAGGACTGCCTGTGTaggaaaatataaaatattgtcaaCCGCCTCTAAAAATACAAATCGCTGACAATATATTGTACATTCCGACTATTGTTCATCGACGTCTTATCTGAAAATTAtcttttcataaattttcacattctttttttctttattcaacAAATAACGTTGACAAGgagaataataatacaatatgcgcgctttgaataaaataacatATTAGTCTGACGGCATTTTAAACGCTATGCGATAATGTGACAATTAATTAATAGTACATAATTCATTCGCAATATTATAATTAGCGTACGCTCGAAATACAATCTATGATCGTACCTTATactttaaaacaataaatctcTACGACTCGAATAAtcttaataatatatacacgGCACTtggctctttctttttttctttctctcgtttgccctttttctctctttctttttatcCTCGCATCTACCTTCCGTCATCAAGTCGTAAAAACATTGCGAAATAACTAATAAAACGTCCCTTGGACTGTGACACGCGCCAGACCTGGACCTAAATTTATAACGTAATCGGTATGACAAGTATTCCACATTATCACTACTACTAGTATCAAcatttatacattatacaaccaAATACCACGACGCACCCGGTAACGGCAAATTGCCGGGCGCGCTTCGATGATTCATTCCTGAGTCACCCTACGTTAAATCGATTACACATTGCAGCAGAATCtttgattttgttttctttagaAATGCATTTTCGTGAATCGTAAATTCAATGAAAAGTGCACTTTGCTGATGGAATGattgattataaatatttttccaagtaaatatttaattttgttaaagtAAAATTCTGATTCACGAAGAGATTTCATAGTGGTTACTGACATACAGTCAACAATAATACTATAAAAACATCAATAGCGGCACAATCAGTTTTATTGAATTGTTTCGCTAGGTAGcggataatctaaattttttaaagattcaaGTGTTAGATAGCATTGGTTTTACTATCTTGTCGATGGTTGTagataaacaaacaaaatctAAGAAAACACTGCAAgctatattaaatttaacataAAATACTCTCCATACGTACTCGGCCCTGGCGGAGGTAGGATTGTGCAAAAAATTCGATCTTCGAATTCGCCGAGCGCCCTACAAATGCATTCTGTTATAGAAATATACTGACTCCGATGTATAAAACGCCGATCGTTACAAAATTTACCGGTGTCCGAGTAAATTCgctttttcttctactttGGAGTAAAATCTCTATTGATACGAGCTATTATTGAGATCAAGGCGATCTTTAAATTGGGAGCAACTGacgttcaatttttttacttccTCTTTTTTGAGTAACTAACACACTCCAAATCTCGTAAAACCGCACGATTTCTTAACTGCTTCATCGAGACTCGTTTTAATGACTTGAtgtgtacaaaattttacTGCGTGCTTTTATATAAATAGTATGTATTGAATAATGTTATCGTGAATTAAGCACTTTTGAAAGATAGATTCACTTTCgttatatcatttttttttcttaaaaatttgtttattttttctcatattCTTGAAAATCGCTCTTTTGTAACCATAAGCCAGTTGTTAAAATAGCTCTCGAAACTTCCGTACAAGTCGAGAAGCAAGAGTTCTTTCGCACAATCTGAAGATAATTTTAACTGGTTTTGCTTTTTCGGGACGTCTTCAACAGTAATTGCACAAACCTACAGGGAAAAATTGCCGGCGctctaaaaataaagaataaagagATAGCTGCACAGAAGCGCAGAAGAGGCGATGCATGATGACGCCGAGTATAAAGAGAAATTACGCGATGGCACGATTCCGCATTACAGAATGAAAAAGAAGGTCCTAGTTCATCTTAgttgtaattttattatgtacaaaGTGTCTAGTCGCGGTTAATTAGTTTtcctttatattttttgagaaCTGATCTAGGGAATTAAATATGTAAATACAAGGATTGCACTACaaagaaatgaaaagagaataaaatgtCGCGAGAATTCACTCGTCACTGTGAAGCCAGTTTCGCTTGTTCccctttttatttcctttacagaataaaataagcttattaaattataaaagtatCAACAAATGTACATCCCATTGAAAAACAGTCATGTGTGTTTGTATTAAGAGAGAAATGATCTCATCGACACCATTGCGCGATCACTTgagcaaaattttaaataaattgtgtATGTTAGTATCATATTGGTTAATAATCAGTACATAAAACGATAGTTCACAAAAACATTATGATGACAAGATATAAAATTGTCACTGTTTTTCCTCGTAATTGAGGTTGATTAATAATGTGCGAGTCGATGTACGTGATGTGTGATTCTACAGTCTAAGTTTCTCGAAATGAAAAGCTTATACTTCGAGCACCGTTGAAGTCAATGAATAAAATGTTGTCATTTCACTCTGTTCAAATAACACAATCACTATTTAATTTTCTCGCGCGAACTTGAATCATAAGTCAATCCTTTAGTTTAATCAAACGACTTGCAGTATAAGCTCTTAGTTCTCTATCACTAACTGTCATAATTTCTGcactattataaaaaatgcaaaaactctatataaacatttttaaaagtgaaaaatttcTTATCACCATTCAAGATTACTGTATATCTGAAACTTCATTGTCATCATCTCAACACAATATCTGTAAAACGTATGTAACTTTAAAAAAGCTGCAGCGTGCTCGTGTCAAAAACAAACAAGTGTAAATTCCTGTATGCGTTAACAGAGTCACGGAAAATAAGAAAGACAAGCATATACGTGGTTGTTCATTACGTATGATCATTACGTAaatcatcaaaaataaataagacaaGTGACAACGACTTACTGTCGGAGTATACGAACTGAACTGGtacaaaaaaagtaaacatacaataaaaatgaaagCTTGTGCGAGACTTCTTAACCCATGTTTTCCTTCTACTTGCGGAGAGAACGCGAAAAAGCTCGTTATCGTTTACATATTGTACGCCACGTAGATAGGGTCGAGTTGGTCTGCGAGGAAACCATCGCGAAGATGCATGCGCTGCTTCTCGCCACGCGAGTTAATGGGCACGACACCGGGGTCAACCACCACGACAACGCCGACAACGAGATGGTGTTCTTCGAGTACGGCACTGGTCACAAGAGCGACAAGGTCAAGCGCCTCACTTTCGCTACCGTCAAGTTCCACAACCACGACCAACAGATTTGTCCACGTAAATACAGCGctgtgaagaagaaaaagtagtAATTATTAAACTGATATTTCAACACAAAATAAGCACCAATGAATAAGTTTAACATACCATTCCGCGATCTTCTTATGACACCTCATAACACTGTTCTCGATATCAATTGGATGATACCTCATTCCTCTTAACAAAATCGCTTCGTCCAGAGCTCCCACAACAAACACAGCATCGTGTAGCTCAGAATCACCTCGTGCCACATCTACTTCCGAGGCCGAAACATTTGAAACATTATCACCGGGTATGTCAGTACCACCGACACTCTGCTGTACGCTCTCAGTGCGTCTAAGGAATCCAAGGTATCCTGTGCGCGCGTAAACCTCGTTCGTATTGCCGGTGACAAGGCGAGCGTTGAAGTGATCCGCGTAGTCACTCTCATCACCGTAGATGGTGAAGTAACCGCTGGCATTGTGCGACGACTGTACCCAGATCTCGCCGAGATGTGAATCACCGCACTGGCCTTTGGTTTCGGGGTTGGCAATTATAACCTTGACGCCTGGTAGCAGTTTGCCAGACTCCATGAGGCAGAGTGAGTGAGGCGAGCCACGTTCCACGAGGGAGACGCGGTCGTTGCGCAAAGCTCGTAGATCCACGTAGACCGTTGAGGGTTCGGGACTTGATGCTCCCTGAAGATAAATAATTACGTCAGTATTTCAATAACTGGAATAAAatcttaattaattattcataCTGATGATGTTACGAACCTGTAGACAAATGGCCGTATTAACTCTGCAACCAAAAGAGGTTGACACTGCTCTAGGGCTTAAGCCGAGAGCGGAGAAAAGTTTGCTAAAGCTACTGGTCAGTGCTATCCTCGGTCTCTCTTCAGCCACGACGACGCAAGTTCTCACGCAGGCGAGACTGACTCCTCGGGCTTTTAAGGCATGAACCGACGATCCGAGGCCTTTTGTACAAAGTTCCATAACGCCGTAGGAGCAGAAAGTATCGCGTACTCTCGAGTGGCTTACTGCCGACAGCCATAATGCTGGATTGGCTTCGACCTGCAAATTAGACGTACGTTATATTTTATGCAAGGTCAATTTTATTCATAGCCATAAGAAACTATCCATTATACTACTTACTTCGGAAGGAGGTATAAGAATCGAATGATGTCCACTGTATATACTGCTCAGACACCACAAAGCAAATCCAAGTCCGGAGTACGGATCCAAGCAGAGCGCGATGTGTCGCGACGGATAGAGTTCGCATGCTAGTTTCATAGCCCGGCAGAGAGAAGTAACAGCCGCGTGGGACATCTTAATGCCGGCGAGCATGCCGGTTGTCGACACGCTAAAATCTAAGTAGGCAAGCATCTCAGCTGTAGGCGCACGGTACAAAACAGGAAGTTTCTTCTTTGGCATGTCGTCCATGTCGAGGATCGTTGGCCAGCTCTTGACTTCGACGACATTGTTGGCCTCctaaacacaaaaaaaaagtaaaacaacGTTAACATTGGGTGACCCAAAGAGTACCATTGATAGTCACAAAATTCACATTACCTTTGACTTAAGTAGTTTCAAGATGGTCTGATTGGTCAGTATGAGCACGGATTTGCTAACATCGACGATCATGCGAACAGTGGGCAGTGTAGTTTGCAAGTTCTGAGGATGAGGCGGTCGGATAGTAACCGGAACAGCGCCGACGTAGAGGCAACCGTAGAACGCACAGATGAGATCGGTCCCAGGCGGGAAGAGCAGCGCAACGTGATCACCGGTGTTGATCCTTCCGCGATCGAGCAGAAGGTTTCCGATGCGCTCGGCCTTCTTGTGGAGCTGTGAGCAGGACAGAGAGGCGGCAACCGCACCCTTAGAATTCAGCGAGGTGAATATCACGTGGTCAGAAGTGCCGACCGCACGCCATCGCAGAATCTCCGAGATGAATTGATACTGGAAAATGAATGAATTTGAAATTGTACTACACCGCTAATGTTAAATGTTCCGAATATAAATCTATAGCTACTAAACTGACCTTTTTGGCATTATCACTGTCCTCGTCGAGGACGCCCATGTCTCTGCCCTGCGCCGAGGCGAGCCTGTTACCCTGGACGATATTACCCACCATGACGCTGGCCGGACCCACATCTGAAACAGAATCCCCCGCTACACGCCCCCGCGACCTTGACGTTAGTAAACCAACGCAAACGCTCAAAACCCATTTTAGAAGAGCAGCTGCACAAGACTCTCCCCTGACTGAGGCCGGAGAAACCGTAGACTCTTAGAACCACCAGCCAACGACAACTACGATTTTGATGCTGTTCTGGCTTTGCTTTTGCTTGAGCAATCAAATCCAATTGTGTCTCTTTAGGATGACCAGCCATATTTGCATTTCTCGCAGGTTAGTATTTGCGTATATTATGTCGTAATGTCGAATATTGAGGTTTAAAACGTAGATCGTCGAGTAGTCGACTACAACTTTTGTCTTGGCCtactttttctaatttttctaacaaatttaaagaacGAATAGCCATTTGGCAATTCGAGAGATGTAAACTTGAGGAATACGCGTCAAACGATCTTGATCGTTTTACGACGTTTTAACTCATGTTTAAACCTTCAAAACCAAAAGTCAACttcttttcaaaaaatttcgagaaaaattaaaaagtatgcTAAAACTCTCCGTGGCCGAATACTTACTGATCTATGCTTGACAAAGACTCGGGGGTTTTTTACGAACTCAGCCAAAAGAAAGATAGGCAACCGAAAGAGTTTGCAAGAACGGAAAATGAATAACGTTAAGAATCGTCTAAATTTTGAAGGTGTGTAAAGGTAAGTATTAACGAGCAAAGGAAAGATTGAAGAAACAAAgaataagtaataaaaatgtagtaAAAAAACTGTAATAGTTGTCAATGCATAAATCCTGCGTCATCGCCCACGATTGCCTTTTCTAGTGCCATCGTTTGGATCACCAGGGCCAAATTTTGTTTGAATCTATATGCAAACTGATCACTATTTTGCTTTCGATCAGTTCTACTCAGTTTAGGAAGTCTGCTCTCTAATTTCCATTCACGCAATGACACTCGAAAAATTAAGCATGGCATTAGGCTCACAGAATGTTagtatttgtaaaaatttaaaactcaTAATTTTTTGGATAACGAATATAAGTAATCCATGATGCGATTAGTATCTACTAATCAGACTTGCATCGAAAGGCAAGCAAAAAAGtgtataaaatgatttttttcttttgaaaaaatcgtttaaaatggTCTCATAATAACTGTTCATTAGGTCAGATAGTTAATCTAAGATCATTCcttgaaaaatgtatgcatGTACTAACTTGCCAtttggtgaaaaaaaaaaatatatatatatataacaccTAATAGATTCAGGTTCGTGAAACATATAGATTTCAAAGTGCCATGGTAAGTACATGAAGAAAGCGAAAATCGAATCTTATCTTAAGTACTTCTAATGCCAATTTTCACTTGCtgcaaataaaaagtattctATACAAACAAATCCATTTGTAATCTGTATCTCTAAAAGCTAACAATGAATGATCAGCCTAGTATTTCTAAACGTattaatcataatttattaacactgaacaaagaaaagaaaaaatcgctAAACAAAAAACATCATACCTAACACTCTAAATCCCAAAAAATTACAAGTTTCAAGCAAATCAATATACTAACTTTTCTGGGACTCGAATACCAGATAATAGCTAAAAAGCTTAATAGAGCAAAAAGTCTCAAACACATTCGCTCTCAAGCGCATTCACACGATTTGAGCTTTAGCGTTGGTCGACTTACCCGAATGAACCTCACGTGGCTTTGGCAGGTTCGTGACGCAAGTGTGAGGACATAGAAGAACGTTGGCCGGGTGAAGGGTACCCTCGAGGAAACGTCTCTTTGTCTCGGACAAGTGGATACCTCCTAGTGGTGTCTTTGGGAGGTAATTAGGCGGTACGAGCGCTAAGCAGTATATACCAACAGCATGAATTGAATCGACTGCTTGCAAGACTCGTGACATCCATTGAAAACTCTGAAAGTTTGCTCCATTAGTAAGAAGTCAAGAAAAGAACTTCGGCGTAATCTCGCGTTGAAGAAATTCCTACCTCTTCTTCACTGCAATCGGGTCGCTGCTCAGCGACAACGCATATTCTCTCATCCCTCAATACTCTCACGCTAAACACAGCAATTCTTCCTCTGTAGATGAATTTCATTGGCTCGACGGCTAGTACGGTTGCGATGATATCATCCGCATTGTGTTTTCTCCCGGTGACAGTCATGAGACCATCTCGAGAGCCGCAAACAAAGACAAGGTTGCCCGGTCCAAGAAAACCAAGAAGTCCGGATCGCGTGTACTCGACATCGCCGAGTGGCTGGCCTTCAGCTTGCAACGGTTGTACCTTGAAGTTATTGTTGGTAAGGCCCTGCAGACCCCAATATTGGCTACCCGTTGCTGCACTGTGCACGCAGATTTCTCCGACCTCGTCCGTCTTGCAGACTAGCGGTGGTCCTTCCATCTTTATCACTGTTACAATACCTTTAAAAAAAGTACCTCGGGTTAGTTTGTTTCtcaaagaatttttaattattttaaagattaGATTATTTCAAACCACTCACTTCCAGGCATGACTTGACCACAGTCTTGCAGTGTGAGCGACGTCAAAGAGTTTTCCTGGTCGACCCTGACCACGCCGAAACTTAGTCCCGACATGCTGAGCACGCCTCTACCAGTGGCGTTAACACCAGCTCGGCCAGGCCTTCTGACCGACACCGTAAGGGCTTCGCTCGATGAGGCGCAGGGGCAGACGGCGTCTGGCCTCAGGCCCTTGGACTGGAAGACCGAGAGGAATTGGTCGCAGGATGAAAGCGACCAGGGGTTGGCCCCGTCAGCGACAAGCAAAAGTCGCAGCGTCGACAAGGATATATCCTTGTGGTCCTTTGTCGCGAGCAGTCCCCAGTGTAGATCTCGGGACTTGACTACGGCGACGCTTGCTCTGTGCTTCGTGATCATTTGCATCCAGCTCGCCGGATTCACCTTCATCAGTGCGTACGGAATGAAGATGACGTGCATGCCGTTCAAGATGCTAGTGAGCGTGCTGTGCCAGAGGCCGACTTCGCGTTTGAAGTCCAGAACACATACTGCGTTCTCTCCCTCGGTGTAGCCGCACGCCTGGGAAATAATTCACATGTATGTCAATATACGGATATTATTACAGCTCACAGACGGAAGCGTTCGtaacaaattacaaaagaaaGTACATAATGAAATGACAAATGTCAATAGTACCTCCTGCTCGTTGCACGGCAAGGCACATATAcgcttattaaaaaaaatacagctTGCAAATTACCGAGTGCGCCTCGTATACTATTGATTATTACCTGAGTGAGGGCACGGCAGTGGGCTAGCATGGCAGCCCGCGTGACCGTGACGCCCATGACCGAGCCGTCCCTGTCGGTGGTGTACTCGATGTAGGCCGGGGTGTCGTCGGTGAGCCGCGTCGGCGGCATCCAGTCCTTAGGGGTTTTGCCTAGATGCTCCGTCACGAACCAGTGAAGCTTCGGCCAGCCCTTGAATGCGATCACTTCGCCGGCGGCAGTCTTCGGCAAGCCCTTGAGACACGCCTCGCTGGTCAGAGCGACCTGAGACATGCAAAAGCAGACAATAGCCGGTTAGTTTTATTGCCTTTCTATGACCATACCCATTGTTACTGTTATCGTTTTTTTCACGCTCCTCACTTTTGTTTACGAGCCTCTTAATTTTCATTCGCAAGTTCCGCTTCATTGCTCGGTCTATTTCGTTCAGTGTTAACGATAAtttcattcgaaaaagcagcAGTTAATAAAGAACACGGTAATTTTTCAGATCGAAAGCACCTACTCGACGACAACCCACCTGAATGCCACAGCTACCGAGCAGGAAGCCAATCTGCTGTGATCCGGCATCGCGACGCGTGAGCGGCACCTCGATGGGTACAGGCACGATTCCAGCCTGGAGGCATCCGTAGAACGCGCAGATGAAGTTGATGGGATCATCGTTGGGGTAGACGAGGGCGATGCGGTCTCCAGGCTTGAGGCAACATTCGCCGACGACGCGACTCAGAGCCTTGTTCAGAAGCGTGTAGGCTATCTTGTACGAGCGACTGAGCAGCTTGCCGTAGGTCAGCGTCACGCATAGCTTGCCGTTCGGGTCCAGAACTGTGGCCGCCGGCGCCTTGTACGAGGCCGAGCCGTACCTGCAATCATCGAGTCGGAGGAA is from Nasonia vitripennis strain AsymCx chromosome 1, Nvit_psr_1.1, whole genome shotgun sequence and encodes:
- the LOC100117775 gene encoding disco-interacting protein 2 homolog A isoform X4, which encodes MRTLSFENLRRLVGRRKDRDHEPSFERSESFKRISIRKSYLDRGKRRTRLQKASDLAETTAAAPVVTVEMSSRTRTKKVVGPTIVQVRGGGNVSDEFDVDEKKEKRISRDDVEVFGINEVVIEEDDDEDEMKVKRKTPAGTIVYGQWLNDIDSSYSLKDRKYKMDSYSSRDSKFDSSRERIYISQEKRPFAKQNFAMSPVRKINEDNENNCKVSSVLIEMDKSPQLPRSQSRIQMRDELDSLEAVDEYDNRSTAEDYNSTTSNNVITVNAVPRWRDPPSVPATSSYSLSSNPGVESSLEDRYNDRSVISRTVSAPDKPVVGKTDTTSTRASGFSLSLSFSRLTTDLKSAAMTTKNGLFRRRKRPTPMKPSPSVSAQGYFERTAAASTSTRRSRRSNVGSGRRRPVYTSRRRKITTSKPSPAPDSPVWFVPPERRRSNRQRGRVWREVRYLPQDDGKSDADNVDSKSNNWSNDSNLSDEFDDKKLLLSGDFEEKSEASLNPRKADSGSNLDSSSLVSSLASSTSLKPKISDFNEDKIFYEEYRGDKSKPVNPPESNYFASSQFLGFVAKSAGRNVVTTTITTTNNSNQRCGCTSSSESDEPERVLLVVGGSKKDGKDAVSLNVAGGEKRNCSVVLVVESQRSSGVNRQQEVGPGQRRRPLRRKSQLRRGGAAGGNNARGQPVYLARRRSSLRRRPCRDITQKGYEKKRTRLLQQYASKQLGSGNNGSGGGGGGGVGLERTSFGSGSGSGGGGGGGGGRPQPRARRTQRRVTHSEKRYHSEVRQEAVQQALAAMQGRPKPSLPMPSKRTSVMARSPERSSGGNQGSGGGGGGNQAGDSSSDEDSVVTEESPGAGGPSGTGLSDTSSTGSARDTPPPPRPPARRPPADITDIAEYTPHAYCNLVQPPDVTHTTTQSRRPAGADRVNRYHVVEDNNTGTTGRWKVSAKIQQLLNTLKRPKRRPLPEFYEDDDIELEIAANPKDPNAPKPEGGTMTPAVGEQLSVPSGLPRSVEASIQRYGSASYKAPAATVLDPNGKLCVTLTYGKLLSRSYKIAYTLLNKALSRVVGECCLKPGDRIALVYPNDDPINFICAFYGCLQAGIVPVPIEVPLTRRDAGSQQIGFLLGSCGIQVALTSEACLKGLPKTAAGEVIAFKGWPKLHWFVTEHLGKTPKDWMPPTRLTDDTPAYIEYTTDRDGSVMGVTVTRAAMLAHCRALTQACGYTEGENAVCVLDFKREVGLWHSTLTSILNGMHVIFIPYALMKVNPASWMQMITKHRASVAVVKSRDLHWGLLATKDHKDISLSTLRLLLVADGANPWSLSSCDQFLSVFQSKGLRPDAVCPCASSSEALTVSVRRPGRAGVNATGRGVLSMSGLSFGVVRVDQENSLTSLTLQDCGQVMPGSIVTVIKMEGPPLVCKTDEVGEICVHSAATGSQYWGLQGLTNNNFKVQPLQAEGQPLGDVEYTRSGLLGFLGPGNLVFVCGSRDGLMTVTGRKHNADDIIATVLAVEPMKFIYRGRIAVFSVRVLRDERICVVAEQRPDCSEEESFQWMSRVLQAVDSIHAVGIYCLALVPPNYLPKTPLGGIHLSETKRRFLEGTLHPANVLLCPHTCVTNLPKPREVHSAGDSVSDVGPASVMVGNIVQGNRLASAQGRDMGVLDEDSDNAKKYQFISEILRWRAVGTSDHVIFTSLNSKGAVAASLSCSQLHKKAERIGNLLLDRGRINTGDHVALLFPPGTDLICAFYGCLYVGAVPVTIRPPHPQNLQTTLPTVRMIVDVSKSVLILTNQTILKLLKSKEANNVVEVKSWPTILDMDDMPKKKLPVLYRAPTAEMLAYLDFSVSTTGMLAGIKMSHAAVTSLCRAMKLACELYPSRHIALCLDPYSGLGFALWCLSSIYSGHHSILIPPSEVEANPALWLSAVSHSRVRDTFCSYGVMELCTKGLGSSVHALKARGVSLACVRTCVVVAEERPRIALTSSFSKLFSALGLSPRAVSTSFGCRVNTAICLQGASSPEPSTVYVDLRALRNDRVSLVERGSPHSLCLMESGKLLPGVKVIIANPETKGQCGDSHLGEIWVQSSHNASGYFTIYGDESDYADHFNARLVTGNTNEVYARTGYLGFLRRTESVQQSVGGTDIPGDNVSNVSASEVDVARGDSELHDAVFVVGALDEAILLRGMRYHPIDIENSVMRCHKKIAECAVFTWTNLLVVVVELDGSESEALDLVALVTSAVLEEHHLVVGVVVVVDPGVVPINSRGEKQRMHLRDGFLADQLDPIYVAYNM